One genomic segment of Amycolatopsis sp. WQ 127309 includes these proteins:
- a CDS encoding fructosamine kinase family protein: MSDLTEAVLADGRAVVVKRGAGPGATAAEVAGLRWLAAAGAVPVPQVHSHDDEQLVIDRVPAGRPDAGAAERFGRGLARLHAAGAPAFGAAPPGGPVDAWIGLAPMANVPGEDWPSWYAAHRVLPYVRQAVDAGLLEAAPFERACSRFTAPDEPPARLHGDLWNGNVLWDGRDAWLIDPAAHGGHRETDLAMLHLFGCPHLDRIVAAYDETAPLADGRPDRIGMHQLFPLLVHTVLFGQSYAGQALEAARSLG; this comes from the coding sequence ATGAGCGACCTGACCGAGGCCGTGCTGGCCGACGGCCGCGCCGTCGTGGTCAAACGCGGCGCCGGGCCGGGCGCGACGGCGGCCGAGGTGGCGGGCCTGCGCTGGCTGGCCGCGGCGGGCGCGGTGCCGGTGCCACAGGTGCACAGCCACGATGACGAGCAGCTCGTCATCGACCGCGTCCCCGCCGGACGCCCGGACGCGGGAGCCGCCGAGCGGTTCGGCCGCGGCCTGGCCCGCCTGCACGCGGCCGGCGCGCCCGCGTTCGGTGCCGCTCCCCCGGGCGGGCCGGTCGACGCCTGGATCGGCCTGGCGCCGATGGCGAACGTCCCGGGTGAGGACTGGCCGTCGTGGTACGCGGCGCACCGCGTCCTGCCCTACGTGCGGCAAGCCGTCGACGCGGGTCTGCTCGAAGCCGCGCCCTTCGAGCGCGCGTGCTCCCGGTTCACCGCTCCCGACGAACCACCGGCGCGGCTGCACGGCGACCTGTGGAACGGCAACGTCCTGTGGGACGGCCGCGACGCGTGGCTGATCGACCCGGCCGCGCACGGCGGGCACCGCGAGACGGACCTGGCGATGCTGCACCTGTTCGGCTGCCCGCACCTGGACCGGATCGTCGCCGCGTACGACGAGACCGCGCCGCTGGCCGACGGCCGGCCCGACCGGATCGGCATGCACCAGCTGTTCCCGCTGCTGGTGCACACCGTCCTGTTCGGACAGTCCTACGCCGGGCAAGCGCTGGAGGCCGCCCGGTCACTCGGTTAA
- a CDS encoding MmcQ/YjbR family DNA-binding protein — MTRTVPARYGGPVQDFERVLGALADVERSEARDYSSFSVRGKRFGYYWPRTRTVGLKQTISEQLALVAERPDVFEVQFTTGGFGWVVVYLDGIEADELAELIYEAWRLSAPEELVAEVPFTRIARV, encoded by the coding sequence ATGACCCGCACGGTACCGGCGCGCTACGGTGGGCCGGTGCAGGACTTCGAACGGGTGCTCGGCGCGCTGGCGGACGTGGAACGCTCCGAGGCGCGCGACTACTCGTCGTTCAGCGTGCGCGGCAAGCGGTTCGGCTACTACTGGCCGCGGACGCGGACCGTCGGCCTCAAGCAGACGATCTCCGAGCAGCTGGCCCTCGTCGCCGAGCGTCCGGACGTCTTCGAGGTCCAGTTCACGACGGGCGGCTTCGGCTGGGTCGTCGTGTACCTGGACGGCATCGAGGCCGACGAGCTGGCCGAGCTGATCTACGAGGCCTGGCGGCTCTCGGCGCCCGAAGAGCTGGTCGCCGAGGTGCCCTTCACCAGGATCGCCCGGGTGTAG
- a CDS encoding urea carboxylase-associated family protein: MGSPPPAYRATAGGALDVDRPFYQRLAGETGRELVERLEVPIRSGRAWRVPRGHLCRLRTINGPQVGDLNLWNADDPRERFWAARTRQLQRAHVSTFDRLWSTLPFLRPLATITSDTLADYGVDGEGGRVHDLLGTRCDPYVNRMLTGEDFDFHCHSNLVRAVAPFGLTEFDVHDVLNVFQCTGLTEDDRYFMKACPARPGDHFEFFAEVDLLCALSTCPGGDLSIPLWGPDARDPLEVCRPIGVEVFKPPSHLLEGWSSPPRAAYRGLHGVRQPEWGEPGSA, encoded by the coding sequence ATGGGTTCACCGCCACCCGCCTACCGGGCCACCGCCGGCGGCGCGCTCGACGTCGACCGGCCCTTCTACCAGCGGCTCGCCGGCGAAACCGGGCGCGAGCTGGTCGAGCGCCTCGAGGTCCCGATCCGCTCGGGACGCGCGTGGCGGGTGCCGCGCGGGCACCTGTGCCGGCTGCGGACCATCAACGGCCCCCAGGTCGGCGACCTCAACCTGTGGAACGCCGACGACCCGCGCGAGCGCTTCTGGGCCGCGCGCACCCGGCAGCTGCAGCGCGCGCACGTCAGCACGTTCGACCGGCTGTGGTCGACGCTGCCGTTCCTGCGCCCGCTGGCCACCATCACGTCCGACACGCTGGCGGACTACGGCGTCGACGGCGAGGGCGGCCGGGTGCACGACCTGCTCGGCACCCGTTGCGACCCGTACGTCAACCGGATGCTCACCGGCGAGGACTTCGACTTCCACTGCCACTCGAACCTGGTCCGGGCGGTGGCGCCGTTCGGGCTCACCGAGTTCGACGTGCACGACGTGCTGAACGTCTTCCAGTGCACCGGCCTCACCGAGGACGACCGCTACTTCATGAAGGCCTGCCCGGCCCGCCCGGGCGACCACTTCGAGTTCTTCGCCGAGGTCGACCTGCTGTGCGCGCTCTCGACGTGCCCGGGCGGCGACCTGTCGATCCCGCTGTGGGGCCCGGACGCCCGCGACCCGCTGGAGGTCTGCCGCCCGATCGGCGTCGAGGTCTTCAAGCCACCGTCGCACCTGCTCGAGGGCTGGTCGTCCCCGCCGCGAGCGGCTTATCGCGGCCTGCACGGCGTCCGGCAGCCGGAATGGGGTGAACCGGGCTCGGCCTAG
- a CDS encoding putative Ig domain-containing protein, protein MLSAALGVAAGLLGTVAVAAPAQAAAAVCGDQLVGNGGFESGTTPWTQTSGVISAATTAEPAHGGTMDAWLDGYGTTHTDTLSQALTLPAGCATASLTWWSHVDTKETSTTTAYDKLVVQAGTDTLASYSNLDKNTGYVQRTVDVSRYLGQTVTLKVTGTEDSSLATNFLLDDFALTTTGTSNPQSPVVTSPGSQTTAAGQAVSLQVQATDPQNDALTWTATGLPAGLAIGASTGKITGTPTTAGTSSVTVTAKDPGGNSGSATFSWTIGSAPADSTRTPINPAYTVNLTSNTAGDTWNGHQSVSFTNGSPTALPEVYLRLWDNYHGTCPTTPITVTNVTGGTASALSVNCTALKITLPAPLAQGQSASIGFDLKIVVPSGADRFGHDGAFNMIGNALPILAVRDGAGWHLDPYTNNGEAFYSLISDFDVTLVHPSTVLTPATGTSTETTSGSTTTTHAVANKVRDFAWGAGPFAKISTTSGKGVRVNVYSVSGISTSSANQMLSLAADSIDVHSGRFGDYPYGEVDVVLDNNFWFGGMEYPGFVMDLVSTTALPHELAHQWFYGIVGDDEYNSPWLDESFTDYATDLYRGVTGSGCGITWQSSAEKLTNSMAYWDAHSSRYSTVVYNYGKCTLHDLRRLIGDTPMANLLKSYAQSHWYGVSTTAEFKAAAQAAAGSTDLTSFWASHRVEG, encoded by the coding sequence GTGCTTTCCGCTGCGCTCGGTGTGGCCGCAGGCCTGCTGGGCACAGTCGCCGTCGCCGCGCCGGCGCAAGCCGCCGCCGCGGTCTGCGGCGACCAGCTCGTCGGCAACGGCGGGTTCGAGAGCGGCACCACGCCGTGGACCCAGACCAGTGGTGTCATCTCCGCGGCGACCACCGCGGAACCGGCCCACGGCGGGACGATGGACGCCTGGCTGGACGGCTACGGCACCACCCACACCGACACCCTGTCCCAGGCCCTGACGCTCCCGGCCGGCTGCGCGACGGCCAGCCTGACCTGGTGGTCGCACGTCGACACCAAGGAGACGTCGACGACGACCGCCTACGACAAGCTCGTGGTGCAGGCCGGGACCGACACCCTCGCGAGCTACTCGAACCTCGACAAGAACACCGGCTACGTCCAGCGCACCGTGGACGTCTCGCGCTACCTCGGGCAGACCGTGACCCTCAAGGTCACCGGCACCGAGGACTCGAGCCTGGCCACCAACTTCCTGCTCGACGACTTCGCCCTGACCACGACCGGCACGTCGAACCCGCAGTCCCCGGTCGTCACCTCGCCCGGCAGCCAGACCACCGCCGCCGGCCAGGCGGTGTCGCTGCAGGTCCAGGCCACCGACCCGCAGAACGACGCGCTGACCTGGACCGCGACCGGCCTGCCCGCCGGGCTGGCCATCGGCGCGAGCACCGGCAAGATCACCGGCACGCCGACCACCGCCGGCACGTCGTCGGTCACCGTCACGGCCAAGGACCCGGGCGGCAACAGCGGCAGCGCCACGTTCTCGTGGACGATCGGCTCGGCCCCCGCCGACTCGACGCGCACGCCGATCAACCCGGCCTACACCGTGAACCTGACGTCGAACACCGCCGGCGACACCTGGAACGGGCACCAGTCCGTCAGCTTCACCAACGGCTCGCCGACCGCGCTGCCCGAGGTCTACCTGCGGCTCTGGGACAACTACCACGGCACCTGCCCGACGACGCCGATCACGGTCACCAACGTCACCGGCGGCACGGCGTCGGCGCTGAGCGTGAACTGCACCGCGCTCAAGATCACGCTGCCTGCCCCGCTGGCCCAGGGCCAGTCGGCGTCGATCGGGTTCGACCTGAAGATCGTCGTGCCCAGCGGCGCCGACCGGTTCGGCCACGACGGCGCCTTCAACATGATCGGCAACGCCCTGCCGATCCTGGCGGTCCGCGACGGCGCGGGCTGGCACCTCGACCCCTACACCAACAACGGCGAGGCGTTCTACAGCCTGATCAGCGACTTCGACGTCACCCTCGTGCACCCGAGCACGGTGCTGACCCCCGCCACCGGCACGTCGACCGAGACGACCAGCGGCAGCACGACGACCACCCACGCCGTCGCGAACAAGGTGCGTGACTTCGCCTGGGGCGCCGGGCCGTTCGCGAAGATCAGCACGACGTCCGGCAAGGGCGTGCGGGTCAACGTCTACTCGGTCAGCGGGATCTCCACGAGCAGCGCGAACCAGATGCTGAGCCTGGCCGCCGACTCCATCGACGTCCACTCGGGCCGCTTCGGCGACTACCCGTACGGCGAGGTGGACGTGGTGCTGGACAACAACTTCTGGTTCGGCGGCATGGAGTACCCGGGCTTCGTGATGGACCTCGTGTCGACCACGGCGCTCCCGCACGAGCTGGCCCACCAGTGGTTCTACGGGATCGTCGGCGACGACGAGTACAACTCGCCGTGGCTCGACGAGAGCTTCACCGACTACGCCACCGACCTCTACCGCGGCGTCACCGGCAGCGGCTGCGGCATCACGTGGCAGTCGAGCGCGGAGAAGCTGACCAACTCGATGGCGTACTGGGACGCGCATTCGTCGCGGTACTCCACCGTGGTCTACAACTACGGCAAGTGCACCCTGCACGACCTGCGGCGGCTCATCGGTGACACGCCGATGGCGAACCTGCTGAAGTCGTACGCGCAGTCGCACTGGTACGGGGTGTCGACGACGGCCGAGTTCAAGGCCGCGGCGCAGGCGGCGGCCGGGTCGACCGACCTGACGTCGTTCTGGGCGTCACATCGGGTTGAGGGATAG
- a CDS encoding DUF488 domain-containing protein: protein MHPTPVRVARLTDPAGPADGTRVLVERLWPRGASRAVELDGWYRQLAPSDELRTWYGHDPDRFPEFAQRYRAELREPDQLAALARLVDLAAGGPLTLLTASPTLPLSQVAVLAAVLTGEA, encoded by the coding sequence ATGCACCCCACGCCGGTCCGCGTGGCGCGCCTGACCGACCCGGCCGGGCCCGCCGACGGTACCCGTGTGCTCGTGGAACGGCTCTGGCCGCGCGGCGCGTCCCGGGCGGTCGAGCTGGACGGCTGGTACCGCCAGCTGGCGCCCTCGGACGAGCTGCGCACCTGGTACGGCCACGACCCGGACCGCTTCCCCGAGTTCGCGCAGCGCTACCGCGCGGAACTGCGCGAGCCGGACCAGCTGGCGGCCTTGGCGAGGCTGGTGGACCTCGCGGCGGGCGGCCCTCTGACCCTGCTGACGGCGAGCCCGACGTTGCCGCTGAGCCAGGTCGCCGTCCTCGCCGCCGTGCTCACCGGCGAGGCCTGA
- a CDS encoding glycoside hydrolase family 2 TIM barrel-domain containing protein yields the protein MADGRRLSRRGFLAASGAAFGAAVVGTTVAGSAGMGEPDPDAVRLGDFWLFGRYEDGCADADFDEEDLSPVQLPHCVTPLSWTGWDPASWQDRWIYRKHFTVSPAMVSERVRARFDGVMTNAAVYLNGTLVTSHNGGYLPFEVELPQVTAGDNILAVVVDGRWQLDVPPNLPRMAGPSVIDFYQPAGIYRPATIGTVPRTRITDVFACPTDVLTPARSLRLTCELDTTAAIAEPLQLTASVSQAGRELAQAATTVGPMPVGTKTVTFEVGGLGAVRLWDVADPALCDVTVSVRSGPRRLDQRVVRVGFREARFTPDGFFLNGSRLKLFGLNRHQWYPFAGGAMPDRVQRRDAEILRRELNCTMVRCSHYPQSSAFLDACDELGLLVWEEIPGWGRVGDAAWQQQNLRDVSAMVIRDRNHPSVVVWGTRVNEAAGTTEMYLKTGRLAKQLDPSRPTSGALASTTGARLALPPGTDEQVLAYNDYTAHRGAPFQLKAPRPGVPYLVTESIGTLAGVRAYRRTDPNATQQLQAELHAKAHDLAAADDHYSGLLAWCAFDYPSGWQRSLGGSKFAGVSDIFRIPKPAAAFYASQGDPRVRAVVEAGFAWDDGVPLPGPGATIWSNCDRLELFLGGRHAGTARSRRADFPHLAHPPFAVDVPLTRAELRIDGYLGDRLVVTRRYSGDRSRDALSCVPDDTDLQADGADATRVVVAVTDRYGTLRASAGGKVTLALTGPAELVGDTTLDLAATGGAAAVWLRPFAGPAGTLTLTARHDTLGTTTATVTTRAPGAAPTAATRP from the coding sequence ATGGCGGACGGACGGCGGCTCTCGCGGCGCGGGTTCCTCGCCGCGAGCGGGGCCGCGTTCGGGGCCGCCGTCGTGGGGACCACCGTCGCCGGGTCCGCCGGGATGGGGGAACCGGACCCGGATGCCGTGCGGCTGGGCGATTTCTGGCTGTTCGGGCGGTACGAGGACGGCTGCGCCGACGCCGACTTCGACGAAGAAGACCTTTCGCCCGTGCAGCTCCCCCACTGCGTGACGCCGTTGTCGTGGACCGGCTGGGACCCGGCGTCGTGGCAGGACCGGTGGATCTACCGCAAGCACTTCACGGTGTCCCCGGCGATGGTCTCCGAGCGCGTCCGGGCTCGCTTCGACGGCGTCATGACCAACGCGGCCGTGTACCTCAACGGCACGCTCGTCACCTCCCACAACGGCGGCTATCTGCCGTTCGAGGTGGAGCTGCCGCAGGTCACCGCGGGTGACAACATCCTCGCCGTGGTGGTCGACGGGCGGTGGCAGCTCGACGTCCCGCCCAACCTGCCGCGGATGGCCGGCCCGTCGGTGATCGACTTCTACCAGCCGGCCGGGATCTACCGTCCGGCCACGATCGGCACGGTGCCGCGCACCCGCATCACCGACGTCTTCGCGTGCCCCACCGACGTCCTCACCCCGGCCCGGTCGCTGCGCTTGACCTGCGAGCTGGACACGACCGCCGCGATCGCCGAACCGCTGCAGCTCACGGCGTCGGTGAGCCAGGCCGGGCGCGAGCTGGCCCAGGCCGCCACGACCGTCGGGCCGATGCCGGTCGGGACGAAGACCGTCACGTTCGAGGTGGGCGGGCTCGGCGCGGTCCGGCTGTGGGACGTCGCGGATCCCGCGCTGTGTGACGTCACCGTGAGCGTGCGCTCCGGGCCGCGCCGGCTCGACCAGCGCGTGGTGCGCGTCGGGTTCCGCGAAGCCAGGTTCACCCCGGACGGCTTCTTCCTCAACGGCAGCCGGCTCAAGCTGTTCGGCCTCAACCGGCACCAGTGGTACCCGTTCGCCGGCGGCGCGATGCCCGACCGCGTCCAGCGGCGTGACGCCGAGATCCTGCGCCGCGAGCTGAACTGCACGATGGTCCGGTGCTCGCACTACCCGCAGTCGAGCGCGTTCCTCGACGCCTGCGACGAGCTGGGCCTGCTGGTGTGGGAGGAGATCCCGGGCTGGGGCCGCGTCGGCGACGCCGCCTGGCAGCAGCAGAACCTGCGTGACGTCTCCGCGATGGTGATCCGGGACCGCAACCACCCGAGCGTCGTCGTCTGGGGCACCCGCGTCAACGAGGCCGCCGGGACGACCGAGATGTACCTGAAGACCGGCAGGCTGGCGAAGCAGCTGGACCCGTCGCGCCCGACCAGCGGCGCGCTGGCCAGCACCACCGGCGCGCGGCTGGCGCTGCCGCCGGGCACCGACGAGCAGGTCCTCGCCTACAACGACTACACCGCGCACCGCGGCGCGCCGTTCCAGCTCAAGGCGCCGCGCCCCGGGGTGCCGTACCTGGTGACGGAGTCGATCGGCACGCTCGCCGGCGTCCGCGCGTACCGCCGGACCGACCCGAACGCCACGCAGCAGCTGCAGGCCGAGCTGCACGCGAAGGCCCACGACCTGGCCGCGGCCGACGACCACTACAGCGGGCTGCTCGCGTGGTGCGCGTTCGACTACCCGTCGGGCTGGCAGCGCTCACTGGGCGGCTCGAAGTTCGCCGGCGTGTCCGACATCTTCCGGATCCCGAAGCCGGCCGCGGCGTTCTACGCCTCGCAGGGCGACCCGCGGGTGCGCGCGGTCGTCGAGGCCGGGTTCGCGTGGGACGACGGGGTGCCGCTGCCGGGCCCGGGCGCGACGATCTGGTCGAACTGCGACCGCCTGGAGCTGTTCCTCGGCGGCCGGCACGCGGGCACGGCCCGCAGCCGCCGGGCGGACTTCCCCCACCTGGCGCACCCGCCGTTCGCGGTGGACGTCCCGCTGACCCGGGCCGAGCTGCGGATCGACGGCTACCTGGGTGACCGCCTGGTCGTGACCCGGCGCTACAGCGGCGACCGGAGCCGGGACGCGCTGAGCTGCGTCCCGGACGACACGGACCTGCAGGCCGACGGGGCCGACGCGACCCGCGTCGTCGTGGCGGTGACGGACCGCTACGGCACCCTGCGCGCGTCGGCGGGCGGCAAGGTGACGCTGGCGCTGACGGGCCCGGCCGAGCTGGTCGGCGACACCACGCTGGACCTCGCCGCGACCGGCGGCGCGGCGGCGGTGTGGCTGCGCCCGTTCGCGGGACCGGCGGGAACGCTCACGCTGACGGCCCGCCACGACACGCTGGGCACCACGACGGCCACGGTCACGACCCGCGCCCCGGGCGCGGCCCCCACCGCCGCCACCCGGCCGTGA
- a CDS encoding NUDIX hydrolase, translated as MELLPFDEYVRSLDRKRTAAGVLLRDTADRVLFVRPSYQPFWEIPGGAGEAGEAPWHTAVRELREELGLDRPAARLLVLDHQPAGRLPEGLNFVFDGGLVTEDDVARLTFTDAEIVSAHLLSLADATPGLQPVLARRVAAALAAVRSGELLLCEDGHPVR; from the coding sequence GTGGAACTCCTGCCTTTCGACGAGTACGTCCGGTCCCTCGACCGCAAGCGGACGGCGGCCGGGGTGCTTCTGCGCGACACGGCGGATCGTGTGTTGTTCGTCCGGCCGTCGTACCAGCCCTTCTGGGAAATCCCGGGCGGCGCCGGCGAGGCGGGTGAGGCCCCGTGGCACACGGCTGTGCGTGAACTGCGCGAAGAACTCGGGCTCGACCGGCCGGCGGCCCGCCTCCTGGTGCTCGACCACCAGCCGGCGGGCCGGCTGCCCGAGGGCCTCAACTTCGTCTTCGACGGCGGCCTGGTGACCGAGGACGACGTCGCCCGCCTGACGTTCACCGACGCCGAGATCGTCTCGGCCCACCTGCTCTCGCTCGCCGACGCGACACCTGGACTCCAGCCGGTCCTCGCCCGTCGGGTCGCCGCCGCGCTGGCCGCCGTCCGATCGGGCGAGCTGCTCCTGTGTGAAGACGGCCACCCGGTCCGATGA
- a CDS encoding HNH endonuclease family protein, producing the protein MSRTKALSLVLLAAVAGSALTGCKPEDLAAGGQGSQPGGTAAAAPVAPAEARTELNALQVAVRGTMDGYSRDEFPHWDKVDGACDTREQVLKRDGKNVSVDAQCAAKSGTWVSAYDGQTWTKASDVDIDHMVPLGQAWISGAKKWTKERREQFANDLVRPQLHAVTDNLNEQKSDKAPDAWKPPLVSYWCTYATDWIVVKRNYGLTITVPEKTALETMLAKC; encoded by the coding sequence ATGTCGCGCACCAAAGCGCTCTCCTTGGTCCTGCTGGCCGCCGTGGCGGGCAGCGCGCTGACCGGGTGCAAGCCGGAAGACCTGGCCGCCGGGGGCCAGGGCAGCCAACCCGGCGGAACGGCCGCCGCGGCGCCGGTCGCGCCCGCCGAGGCCCGCACCGAGCTGAACGCGCTGCAGGTCGCCGTCCGCGGCACCATGGACGGCTACTCCCGCGACGAGTTCCCGCACTGGGACAAGGTCGACGGCGCCTGCGACACCCGCGAACAGGTCCTCAAGCGGGACGGCAAGAACGTGTCGGTGGACGCCCAGTGCGCCGCCAAGTCCGGTACCTGGGTCAGCGCCTACGACGGCCAGACCTGGACGAAGGCGTCCGATGTGGACATCGACCACATGGTGCCGCTCGGGCAGGCCTGGATCAGCGGCGCGAAGAAGTGGACGAAGGAACGCCGCGAGCAGTTCGCGAACGACCTCGTCCGGCCGCAGCTGCACGCGGTGACCGACAACCTCAACGAGCAGAAGAGCGACAAGGCGCCGGACGCCTGGAAGCCGCCGCTCGTGTCGTACTGGTGCACCTACGCCACCGACTGGATCGTCGTGAAGCGCAACTACGGCCTCACGATCACCGTGCCGGAGAAGACCGCCCTGGAGACCATGCTCGCCAAGTGTTAA
- a CDS encoding GNAT family N-acetyltransferase, with amino-acid sequence MGGDRLFCDAALAARIERAEARLIEACHEAGRARRGAGFARPLAGGVASLAEADSPFTKIAALGFGGLPDTAELAAVEQAFAELGAPVQVELCQLADSAVGVFLTERGYRLESFENVLGRRLGDTDVPGDVRLCRDDELERWLAVVAEASAVADTEGLPSHEDFPREAVVRALRDMAGVRRYVAVRDGEFAGGASFRVTDGIAQFTGAATLPAHRRRGVQTALLRTRLAAATEAGCDVAVVTTQPGSKSHQNAQRQGFDLLYTRAILVKGTSATSSSGAESRQAS; translated from the coding sequence ATGGGCGGGGACCGGCTTTTCTGTGACGCCGCGCTGGCGGCGCGGATCGAACGCGCCGAGGCGCGGCTGATCGAGGCGTGCCACGAGGCCGGACGCGCACGGCGCGGCGCCGGGTTCGCGCGCCCGCTGGCCGGTGGGGTCGCGAGCCTCGCCGAAGCGGACTCGCCGTTCACCAAGATCGCCGCACTCGGTTTCGGCGGCCTGCCTGACACCGCCGAGCTGGCCGCGGTCGAGCAGGCCTTCGCGGAGCTGGGCGCGCCGGTCCAGGTCGAACTGTGCCAGCTGGCCGATTCCGCGGTCGGCGTGTTCCTCACCGAACGCGGCTACCGGCTGGAGTCGTTCGAGAACGTCCTCGGGCGGCGGCTCGGCGACACGGACGTCCCCGGGGACGTCCGGCTGTGCCGTGACGACGAGCTGGAGCGGTGGCTGGCCGTGGTCGCCGAGGCCAGCGCCGTCGCCGACACCGAGGGGCTGCCCTCGCACGAGGACTTCCCGCGAGAGGCAGTGGTCCGCGCCTTGCGGGACATGGCCGGGGTCCGGCGGTACGTCGCGGTGCGCGACGGCGAGTTCGCCGGCGGCGCCAGTTTCCGCGTCACGGACGGGATCGCGCAGTTCACCGGCGCGGCCACGCTGCCCGCGCACCGGCGCCGTGGCGTTCAGACGGCACTGCTGCGGACCCGGCTCGCCGCGGCCACCGAGGCCGGGTGCGACGTCGCCGTCGTCACCACCCAGCCGGGGTCGAAGTCGCACCAGAACGCGCAGCGGCAGGGGTTCGACCTGCTCTACACCCGGGCGATCCTGGTGAAGGGCACCTCGGCGACCAGCTCTTCGGGCGCCGAGAGCCGCCAGGCCTCGTAG
- a CDS encoding acyl-CoA synthetase, translating into MDQVTAALVDRARQHALGDLLRRTALRLPDKLAVVSGDTRLTFAEFEAAANRCAHALAARGLRKGDRLALLSHNCWQYGVLAFATAKLGVLLVPVNFMLGADEVAYILRHAEAAAFVTEDALEATAAEALELSGLSDVVRGRIGSGGSWEDIGTWLSEGDDQAPDVVVADDDPLRLMYTSGTESRPKGVLLSSRSLIAQYVSCVIDGGMSADDVEVHSLPLYHCAQLDCFFSVDVYLGATSVILPGPDPAALLAAVERERATKLFAPPTVWISLLRHENFDRTDLSSLRNGYYGASAMPVEVLRELRRRLPDVAFWNFYGQTEMAPLATILRPDEQLPHAGSAGRASLNVETRIVDDEDVPVAPGVVGEIVHRSPHATLGYYRDEEKTAEAFRAGWFHSGDLGVVDEDGYLSVVDRKKDMIKTGGENVASREVEEALYLLDGVAEVAVFGIGHPHWIEAVTAVVVPRENVELTAAQVIDHARTRLAGYKCPKYVVFADRLPKNPSGKIVKRELRERHAGLAKQD; encoded by the coding sequence ATGGATCAGGTCACCGCCGCCCTCGTCGACCGCGCCCGGCAGCACGCGCTGGGCGATCTCCTCCGCCGCACCGCGCTGCGGCTGCCGGACAAGCTCGCCGTCGTCTCCGGGGACACGCGGCTCACCTTCGCCGAGTTCGAAGCCGCCGCCAACCGCTGCGCCCACGCCCTCGCCGCGCGCGGCCTGCGCAAGGGCGACCGGCTTGCGCTGCTGAGCCACAACTGCTGGCAGTATGGCGTGCTGGCCTTCGCCACCGCGAAACTCGGCGTGCTCCTGGTCCCGGTCAACTTCATGCTCGGCGCCGACGAGGTCGCCTACATCCTCCGCCACGCCGAAGCCGCCGCCTTCGTCACCGAGGACGCCCTCGAAGCGACCGCCGCCGAGGCCCTCGAACTGTCGGGGTTGAGCGACGTCGTCCGCGGCCGGATCGGCTCCGGCGGCAGCTGGGAGGACATCGGCACGTGGCTGTCCGAAGGAGACGATCAGGCCCCGGACGTCGTCGTCGCCGACGACGACCCGCTGCGGCTGATGTACACCTCCGGGACCGAGTCGCGGCCGAAGGGCGTGCTGCTGTCGAGCCGGTCCCTGATCGCGCAGTACGTCTCGTGCGTGATCGACGGCGGGATGAGCGCCGACGACGTCGAGGTGCACTCGCTCCCGCTCTACCACTGCGCGCAGCTGGACTGCTTCTTCTCCGTCGACGTCTACCTCGGCGCCACCAGTGTCATCCTGCCCGGCCCGGATCCCGCGGCGCTGCTCGCGGCCGTCGAACGGGAGCGGGCGACGAAGCTGTTCGCCCCGCCGACCGTGTGGATCTCCTTGCTGCGTCACGAAAACTTCGACCGCACCGACCTGTCGAGCCTGCGAAATGGGTACTACGGCGCGTCGGCGATGCCGGTCGAGGTCCTGCGCGAGCTGCGACGACGGCTGCCGGACGTCGCGTTCTGGAACTTCTACGGCCAGACGGAAATGGCGCCGCTGGCCACGATCCTGCGCCCGGACGAACAGCTCCCCCACGCCGGCTCGGCCGGGCGGGCGTCGCTCAACGTCGAGACGCGCATCGTCGACGACGAGGACGTCCCGGTGGCGCCGGGCGTCGTCGGCGAGATCGTGCACCGCAGCCCGCACGCCACCCTCGGCTACTACCGGGACGAGGAGAAGACGGCGGAGGCGTTCCGCGCGGGCTGGTTCCACTCCGGCGACCTCGGGGTCGTCGACGAGGACGGCTACCTGTCCGTCGTGGACCGCAAGAAGGACATGATCAAGACCGGCGGCGAGAACGTCGCGAGCCGCGAGGTCGAAGAAGCCCTGTACCTGCTGGACGGCGTCGCCGAGGTCGCGGTGTTCGGGATCGGCCATCCACACTGGATCGAAGCCGTCACCGCGGTGGTCGTGCCACGCGAAAACGTCGAACTGACGGCGGCGCAGGTGATCGACCACGCCCGCACGCGGCTGGCCGGTTACAAATGTCCCAAGTACGTCGTGTTCGCGGACCGGCTTCCCAAGAACCCCAGCGGAAAGATCGTGAAGCGCGAACTGCGGGAGCGACACGCCGGACTGGCCAAGCAGGACTGA